The following are encoded in a window of Lactobacillus intestinalis genomic DNA:
- a CDS encoding DUF1934 domain-containing protein, which yields MEKVEIHLTSKITQEDETATFEKTMPGEFNEKDGIMRLSYLEDGQIPIKIMIKNNEMIMRRGVDSRNHSLMRFTPGEKEDCHYLVEGRQMDLTSVTNLLKVTKNGDEHKVSVEYDLFSGLYLIGNYAVTLIFA from the coding sequence ATGGAAAAAGTAGAAATTCATTTAACAAGTAAAATTACACAAGAAGATGAAACGGCAACCTTTGAAAAAACGATGCCCGGTGAATTTAATGAAAAAGATGGTATAATGCGCTTATCCTATTTAGAGGATGGGCAAATTCCAATTAAGATTATGATTAAGAACAATGAGATGATTATGCGCCGAGGAGTTGATAGTCGCAATCATTCTTTAATGAGGTTTACTCCTGGTGAAAAAGAAGATTGCCACTATCTTGTTGAAGGCCGACAAATGGATTTAACTAGCGTGACAAATTTACTAAAAGTGACTAAAAATGGCGATGAGCACAAAGTTAGTGTTGAATATGACCTCTTTAGTGGTCTATACTTAATAGGTAACTATGCAGTCACGTTGATTTTTGCTTAA
- the rpoE gene encoding DNA-directed RNA polymerase subunit delta, giving the protein MGLDQFKDKNRDELSMIEVARAILEDNGKRMAFADIVNAVQKYLNKSDEEIRERLPQFYTDMNTDGEFISMGENVWALRSWFPYESVDEEVNHPEDEEEDSARKHHKKVNAFLASATGSDDIIDYDNDDPEDEDLDATEDDGEDYDAADDSEFDEDNDDDDDVLPDGIEGQLSQLNDDDDDEDN; this is encoded by the coding sequence GTGGGATTAGACCAATTTAAAGATAAAAATCGTGATGAATTGTCAATGATCGAAGTTGCTCGTGCAATTTTGGAAGATAACGGCAAGAGAATGGCTTTTGCAGACATTGTGAATGCTGTTCAAAAGTACTTGAACAAGAGTGATGAAGAAATTCGTGAACGCTTGCCACAATTTTATACTGATATGAATACTGATGGTGAATTTATCTCCATGGGTGAAAATGTTTGGGCCCTTCGTTCATGGTTCCCATATGAATCAGTTGACGAAGAAGTTAACCACCCAGAAGATGAAGAAGAAGATTCAGCAAGAAAGCACCACAAGAAGGTTAACGCATTCTTGGCAAGTGCTACGGGTAGTGATGACATCATTGACTACGATAATGATGACCCAGAAGATGAAGATCTTGATGCTACTGAAGATGATGGCGAAGATTATGACGCTGCTGATGATTCAGAATTTGATGAAGATAATGATGATGATGATGACGTTTTACCAGACGGTATTGAAGGTCAATTATCACAATTAAATGACGATGATGACGACGAAGATAATTAA
- a CDS encoding CTP synthase encodes MTKYIFVTGGVVSSLGKGISASSLGRLLKNRGLKVTMQKFDPYINIDPGTMNPYQHGEVYVTDDGTEADLDLGHYERIVDVRTSKYSNVTTGKIYKEVLEKERRGDYHGATVQVIPHITDMIKKKIMRAALTTDSDVIISEIGGTVGDIESTPFMEAIRQMRREVGEDNVMYIHCTLVPYLHAAHEMKTKPTQHSVAELRSIGIQPNMLVLRAEKPINQELKDKISTFTDVPVDRIIESIDAPSLFDLPLAFQAQGMDQKVCDFLHLESPKKEADMEAWKKLDERAKTLKHTTKITLVGKYVELEDAYISVTDALQHAGYLYNTKIEVDKVQAEDVTEDNIAEIMKDSDGLIVPGGFGTRGLEGMITAIKYARENDIPFLGICLGMQMASVEFARNVLNLKDANSAEADPDTKNNIIDIMADKRDEENIGGTLRLGLYPASLKKGTKTRAAYDDQDVIQERHRHRYEFNNEYREAFEKAGMVFSGVSPDNHLVEIIEIPDKKFFIAAQYHPEFLSRPQRPEGLFKSFIGAASGLPAQEF; translated from the coding sequence ATGACAAAATACATCTTCGTTACTGGCGGTGTCGTATCTTCACTTGGTAAAGGTATTTCTGCATCAAGTTTGGGTCGCTTGCTTAAAAACCGCGGATTGAAAGTTACTATGCAAAAATTTGATCCCTACATTAACATTGACCCAGGTACAATGAATCCATACCAACACGGTGAAGTTTATGTAACCGATGACGGTACTGAAGCAGACCTCGATTTGGGACACTATGAGAGAATCGTAGATGTAAGAACCAGCAAGTATTCTAACGTTACAACTGGTAAAATTTACAAAGAAGTCCTTGAAAAAGAACGTCGTGGGGACTACCATGGTGCAACTGTTCAAGTAATTCCACATATCACTGATATGATTAAGAAGAAGATCATGCGTGCTGCACTCACTACTGATTCAGATGTAATTATTTCTGAAATTGGTGGTACTGTTGGTGATATCGAATCAACTCCATTCATGGAAGCAATTCGTCAAATGAGACGTGAAGTTGGTGAAGACAATGTAATGTACATCCACTGTACTTTGGTACCATACCTTCACGCTGCCCATGAAATGAAGACTAAGCCAACTCAACATTCAGTAGCAGAACTTCGTAGTATTGGTATTCAACCAAATATGCTTGTTTTACGTGCTGAAAAGCCAATTAACCAAGAATTAAAGGACAAGATTTCTACCTTTACTGATGTGCCTGTAGATAGAATTATTGAATCAATCGATGCACCTTCACTATTTGACTTGCCACTTGCTTTCCAAGCTCAAGGTATGGATCAAAAGGTTTGCGACTTCCTTCACCTTGAAAGTCCAAAGAAAGAAGCCGATATGGAAGCTTGGAAGAAGCTTGATGAACGTGCTAAGACCTTGAAACACACTACAAAGATCACTTTAGTTGGTAAGTATGTAGAACTTGAAGATGCCTACATTTCAGTTACTGATGCTCTTCAACATGCTGGTTACCTTTACAATACTAAGATTGAAGTAGATAAGGTACAAGCAGAAGATGTAACTGAAGACAACATTGCTGAAATCATGAAGGATTCAGATGGTTTGATCGTTCCTGGTGGTTTTGGTACTCGTGGTCTTGAAGGCATGATTACTGCTATTAAGTACGCAAGAGAAAATGATATTCCATTCTTGGGTATTTGCTTAGGAATGCAAATGGCCAGTGTTGAATTTGCTCGTAATGTTCTTAACCTTAAAGATGCAAACTCAGCTGAAGCAGATCCTGATACTAAGAACAACATTATTGATATTATGGCTGACAAGCGTGATGAAGAAAATATTGGTGGTACTCTTCGTTTAGGTCTTTACCCAGCAAGTCTTAAGAAGGGAACTAAGACTCGTGCAGCTTACGATGATCAAGATGTTATCCAAGAAAGACACCGTCACCGTTACGAATTTAACAATGAATATCGTGAAGCATTTGAAAAAGCTGGTATGGTATTCAGTGGAGTTTCACCTGATAACCACTTAGTAGAAATTATCGAAATTCCAGATAAGAAATTCTTTATCGCTGCTCAATATCACCCAGAATTTTTGAGTCGTCCACAAAGACCTGAAGGATTATTTAAATCATTCATTGGTGCAGCTAGCGGATTACCTGCCCAAGAATTCTAG
- a CDS encoding UDP-N-acetylglucosamine 1-carboxyvinyltransferase gives MKQMIIHGGKPLQGDVWIGGAKNSTVALIPASILSRTTVILEGVPRIADVDNLMDLLNEMDVHCDFHETTLRIDPQDIKMSPLPAGKIKSLRASYYFMGALLGRFGKAIVGFPGGDDIGPRPIDQHIKGFEALGASVKNENDQIIITAPEDGLHGAKIHLKMPSVGATMNIIMASVTAKGQTIIENAAKEPEIIDLATFLNNMGATIRGAGTDSIRIEGVERLEAQIPHTIIPDRIEAGTYVALAACIGNGIRIHNIIEEHLDSYLAKVEEMGVVIDADEDSLYVYPAGDLKMVQVKTDVYPGFATDLQQPITPLLLTAKTGEGVVIDNIYPKRIGHIAELQKMGANIKAEDNIILAHPTKELHGAEVTAGEIRAGACLMIAGLMADGTTVIDKAGNILRGYDRIQEKLRQLGADVKIVDDPEVPGIMDDVAN, from the coding sequence ATGAAGCAGATGATAATTCATGGTGGAAAGCCCCTGCAGGGCGATGTCTGGATTGGTGGCGCAAAGAACTCCACTGTTGCGCTTATTCCAGCATCAATATTATCGAGAACAACAGTAATCTTGGAGGGCGTCCCAAGAATTGCTGATGTGGATAACTTAATGGACTTGTTGAACGAGATGGATGTACATTGTGATTTTCATGAAACTACTTTGCGCATTGATCCACAAGACATTAAGATGAGCCCATTGCCCGCTGGCAAGATTAAGAGTTTACGTGCATCATATTATTTTATGGGGGCACTTCTTGGCCGGTTTGGTAAAGCAATTGTAGGTTTTCCAGGTGGTGACGATATTGGCCCTCGTCCCATCGATCAACATATTAAGGGCTTTGAAGCCTTGGGCGCAAGTGTAAAAAATGAAAATGATCAAATTATAATAACTGCTCCTGAAGATGGACTTCACGGTGCTAAGATTCATCTTAAGATGCCTTCAGTTGGTGCAACCATGAATATTATCATGGCTAGTGTCACTGCTAAGGGACAAACTATTATTGAAAATGCTGCTAAGGAACCAGAAATTATTGATTTAGCAACGTTTTTGAATAATATGGGAGCAACTATTCGTGGTGCTGGTACTGATTCAATTAGAATCGAAGGCGTTGAACGATTAGAAGCACAAATTCCTCATACAATCATTCCTGATCGAATTGAAGCTGGAACCTATGTAGCTCTGGCTGCTTGTATTGGAAATGGAATCAGAATTCACAATATCATTGAAGAACACCTTGATTCTTATCTAGCTAAAGTAGAAGAGATGGGTGTGGTCATTGATGCGGATGAAGATTCTTTGTATGTTTATCCGGCTGGAGATTTGAAGATGGTTCAGGTTAAGACCGATGTTTACCCTGGATTTGCGACAGATTTGCAGCAACCAATTACACCGCTTTTGCTTACAGCAAAGACCGGTGAAGGGGTAGTAATTGATAATATCTATCCTAAGCGAATTGGTCATATTGCTGAGCTCCAAAAGATGGGTGCAAATATTAAAGCCGAAGATAACATTATTTTGGCACATCCAACTAAGGAACTTCATGGAGCAGAAGTTACTGCTGGAGAAATTCGCGCAGGTGCTTGTTTAATGATTGCTGGATTGATGGCAGATGGCACAACCGTTATTGATAAGGCTGGCAACATCTTGCGTGGTTATGATCGAATTCAAGAAAAGCTCCGTCAACTTGGTGCGGATGTAAAAATTGTAGACGATCCAGAAGTTCCAGGGATTATGGATGATGTCGCAAACTAA
- a CDS encoding bacteriocin immunity protein: MFGRKKQARIQKQLLNQIDEILRDPNIKDVERKSLKRVKTRLEKGEYL; encoded by the coding sequence ATGTTTGGAAGAAAAAAGCAGGCAAGAATACAAAAGCAGCTACTTAATCAAATTGATGAAATTTTGAGGGATCCTAATATCAAGGATGTTGAACGTAAATCGCTAAAGCGCGTAAAAACCAGATTGGAAAAGGGAGAGTATTTATAA
- a CDS encoding C69 family dipeptidase → MKQTECTTILVGKKASIDGSTMIARSEDGGRTIIPEGFKVVMPNEQPKHYESVISHQKIDDSDLAQTPLRYTSAPDVSGKNGIWAAAGINSDNVAMTATETITTNSRIQGVDPLLDPKDGGLGEEDFVTLTLPYLHSAFDGVRRVGYLVEKYGTYEMNGMAFSDKDTIWYLETIGGHHWIARRIPDDAYVIAPNRLNIDEFDFDDPDNFAASSDLKDLIKKYHLNPDREGYNMRHIFGSSTIKDAHYNNPRAWYIHNYFDPDFGGNPGDQDQAFICHANRLISVEDIKWAESSHYQDTPYDAYGDQGTPEQKKTFRPIGINRNFETHILQIRNDVPAGLAGVQWLAFGPNTFNSMVPFYTNVTETPESFQTTPKFNLSKIFWLNKLTAQLGDTNYRVYGELEDAFEQKSLAQCHKIEHDTDEAAKDLKGEDLEKALNAANDKMAKTVYNNTVDLLGQMVEEGHGLMTLKYDLLD, encoded by the coding sequence ATGAAACAAACAGAATGTACTACTATTCTTGTCGGAAAAAAGGCAAGTATTGATGGTTCAACGATGATTGCCCGAAGTGAAGATGGTGGCCGCACTATCATTCCTGAAGGTTTCAAAGTTGTCATGCCTAACGAACAACCCAAGCACTACGAAAGTGTCATCAGTCATCAAAAGATCGATGATTCAGATTTAGCCCAAACTCCTCTCCGTTACACCAGTGCTCCCGATGTTTCTGGTAAAAATGGTATCTGGGCAGCTGCCGGTATTAACAGTGATAACGTTGCTATGACCGCAACTGAAACCATCACCACTAATTCTCGCATTCAAGGCGTCGATCCTCTTCTTGATCCAAAGGATGGCGGACTTGGCGAGGAAGATTTCGTTACTTTAACACTTCCATATCTTCACTCAGCCTTTGACGGTGTAAGGCGCGTGGGTTACTTAGTTGAAAAGTATGGTACCTACGAAATGAATGGAATGGCCTTTTCCGATAAAGATACTATTTGGTACCTGGAAACCATCGGTGGTCATCATTGGATTGCTCGTCGCATCCCTGATGACGCCTACGTTATCGCACCAAACCGTTTAAATATTGATGAATTCGACTTTGATGATCCTGATAATTTTGCGGCTTCAAGTGACTTGAAGGACTTAATCAAGAAATACCACTTAAATCCTGATCGCGAAGGCTACAACATGCGTCATATCTTTGGTTCTTCAACCATCAAGGACGCTCACTACAATAACCCACGTGCTTGGTACATCCATAATTACTTTGATCCAGACTTCGGTGGCAATCCTGGCGATCAAGATCAAGCCTTTATCTGCCACGCAAATCGCTTGATCTCAGTTGAAGACATTAAGTGGGCTGAAAGTTCTCACTACCAAGACACCCCGTATGATGCTTACGGCGACCAAGGTACTCCTGAACAAAAGAAAACCTTCCGTCCAATCGGAATTAACAGAAACTTCGAAACTCACATCTTGCAAATCAGAAACGATGTTCCTGCTGGTCTTGCTGGGGTACAGTGGCTTGCATTTGGACCAAACACTTTCAACAGCATGGTTCCTTTCTACACTAACGTCACTGAAACCCCTGAAAGCTTCCAAACTACTCCTAAGTTCAACTTGAGCAAGATCTTCTGGCTTAACAAGTTAACCGCTCAACTCGGTGATACTAATTACCGCGTTTACGGTGAACTTGAAGATGCTTTTGAACAAAAGAGCCTTGCTCAATGTCACAAGATTGAACATGACACTGATGAAGCAGCCAAGGATTTGAAGGGTGAAGATTTAGAAAAAGCTCTTAATGCCGCAAACGATAAGATGGCCAAGACCGTTTACAACAACACAGTTGATCTTTTAGGTCAAATGGTTGAAGAAGGTCATGGCTTAATGACTTTGAAGTACGACTTGCTTGATTAA
- a CDS encoding AraC family transcriptional regulator produces MNGEYRTLSNQGIESNVLFFGQEKCLPNYFFKGNNVRNNYIIHYVQSGKGTFSVANHHTVNLKAGDIFILPKGVPCFYQADGKQPWSYFWIGFSGVKIKTMLNNSKLVNKYYLRQVQESQTLASLKELFKAVHNQNSLVNDVLIESLIYKFFYHLLTEYPEQTKLKSKNSNEELQLAINYLEQNYINPACTITSVCHELDISRSYLYNIFRQNLNLTPSRFLTQLRMEKAKQNLLNSSYTVQQIANTIGYGDEFTFSKAFKRYTGLSPKFYRKKK; encoded by the coding sequence ATGAATGGAGAATATCGTACCCTTAGCAATCAAGGTATTGAAAGTAATGTGCTATTTTTCGGGCAAGAAAAATGTTTACCTAATTATTTTTTCAAAGGCAACAATGTGCGTAACAACTACATTATTCACTACGTTCAATCCGGCAAAGGAACCTTTTCAGTAGCTAATCACCACACTGTAAACTTAAAAGCTGGTGATATTTTTATTTTGCCAAAAGGAGTTCCTTGTTTTTATCAAGCTGATGGAAAGCAACCTTGGTCATATTTTTGGATTGGATTTTCTGGGGTAAAAATCAAAACCATGTTGAACAATTCAAAACTGGTTAATAAGTATTACCTGCGCCAAGTCCAAGAAAGTCAAACATTGGCTAGTTTAAAGGAACTTTTTAAAGCAGTCCACAATCAAAATTCCTTAGTTAATGATGTGCTCATTGAGTCATTAATTTATAAATTTTTCTACCATTTGCTTACTGAATATCCTGAACAAACCAAGTTGAAGTCCAAAAATTCCAATGAGGAATTGCAACTGGCTATTAATTATTTAGAACAAAATTATATTAATCCAGCTTGTACCATTACTTCTGTCTGTCATGAATTAGATATTTCACGCAGTTATTTGTACAATATTTTCAGGCAAAATTTAAATCTGACTCCTTCTCGATTTTTGACTCAATTACGTATGGAAAAAGCTAAGCAAAACTTGCTCAATAGTTCCTACACTGTTCAACAAATTGCCAATACTATCGGCTATGGAGATGAGTTTACTTTTTCTAAAGCCTTTAAACGCTATACAGGTCTAAGTCCTAAGTTTTACCGTAAGAAAAAGTAA
- a CDS encoding alpha-galactosidase, giving the protein MNQLINYDEKNRVFHLHNDQISYLLAVEEGKTLAHLYFGKAIKNYHGQMRYPRVDRGFSGNLPGSLDRTFSRDSLPKEYSSAGEMDYHTPAAVIRQRDGSNALFLTYEGYKIVDSKPDLEGLPHSFVESKDEAQTLIITLIDEKSQVEFELSYTIYRNRPVITRSVKVINNGNEKVNIEKVASMQIDFVDRNFESITLPGAHAHERRVERSEINQGIHVYSSHRGTSSHQMNPFMALVDPDTTEFVGDAYGFTLVYSGNHKFEVERDQFAQTHVNIGINDFNFNWELNPTASFQTPEVFMVYSDQGINKMSQAFHSLIHERVIRSKYKNQVRPILVNNWEATYFDFDEKKLQPIVDDAKEMGIEMFVLDDGWFGHRDDDNSSLGDWSVFEKKFPNGLDHFADYVHQQGLKFGLWFEPEMISMDSDLYKKHPDYLMHVPGRMPSPSRNQYVLDLGRKEVRDNIFDQMNNILSSGKIDYIKWDMNRHLSDIYEADLPSARQGEVYHRYVLGLYDLLEKVVDTYPDLLIEGCSGGGGRFDAGMAYYTPQIWVSDDSDAIDRLSIQYGTSLVYPQSMMTSHVSVSPNEQNGRLTPFNTRGVVAMWGDLGYELDLTKMSKEDRQAVKNQVAEYKKIRQVTQYGTFYRLKNAQTSNQCAWETVSPDKNEVVLSVVKVMASAQPCLTKTKLVGLDPEKQYEDQASHEVYGGDELMNLGIYDPVEHGDFMAHLYHFKAIN; this is encoded by the coding sequence TTGAACCAGCTAATTAACTATGATGAGAAAAATAGAGTCTTTCATTTACATAATGATCAAATTTCCTATTTGCTTGCAGTAGAAGAGGGAAAAACTTTAGCTCATTTATATTTTGGAAAAGCAATCAAAAACTATCATGGGCAGATGCGATATCCTCGAGTAGATCGTGGATTTTCAGGAAACTTACCTGGGTCACTAGATCGAACTTTTTCTCGAGATTCTTTACCAAAAGAATATAGCTCCGCTGGAGAAATGGACTATCATACTCCGGCAGCTGTTATCAGACAACGTGATGGTTCTAATGCACTATTTTTAACTTATGAAGGCTATAAAATTGTCGATAGTAAGCCAGATCTTGAAGGATTGCCACATTCATTTGTTGAGAGTAAAGATGAAGCGCAAACTTTGATCATCACTTTAATTGATGAAAAAAGCCAAGTTGAGTTTGAACTATCTTATACTATTTACCGTAATCGTCCTGTAATCACACGTTCAGTGAAAGTGATTAATAACGGTAATGAAAAAGTAAATATTGAAAAAGTTGCTTCCATGCAAATTGATTTTGTAGATCGTAATTTTGAGTCAATTACTTTGCCCGGGGCTCATGCGCATGAGCGCCGAGTTGAACGGAGTGAAATCAATCAAGGTATCCATGTTTATTCAAGTCACCGAGGGACGTCCAGTCATCAGATGAATCCCTTTATGGCCTTGGTTGATCCAGATACAACTGAATTTGTGGGGGATGCATATGGTTTTACCTTAGTTTATTCAGGGAATCATAAATTTGAAGTTGAAAGAGATCAATTTGCACAAACTCATGTGAATATTGGGATTAATGATTTTAACTTTAATTGGGAACTTAATCCAACTGCTAGTTTTCAAACTCCTGAAGTCTTCATGGTTTATTCAGACCAAGGCATAAACAAGATGAGTCAAGCCTTCCATAGTTTAATTCATGAGCGTGTCATTCGAAGTAAATATAAAAATCAAGTTCGTCCAATCTTGGTTAATAACTGGGAAGCAACCTACTTTGATTTTGATGAAAAAAAGCTTCAACCAATTGTTGATGATGCTAAAGAAATGGGCATTGAAATGTTCGTTTTAGATGATGGCTGGTTTGGTCATCGAGATGATGATAATTCTTCATTAGGTGATTGGAGCGTTTTTGAAAAGAAGTTTCCAAATGGCTTAGATCATTTTGCAGATTATGTGCATCAGCAAGGACTAAAGTTTGGACTTTGGTTTGAACCAGAAATGATTTCGATGGATTCAGATTTATATAAAAAGCATCCTGATTATCTGATGCATGTTCCTGGACGGATGCCAAGCCCATCCCGTAATCAATATGTTCTAGATCTTGGTAGAAAAGAAGTCCGTGACAATATTTTTGATCAAATGAATAATATTCTATCTTCTGGAAAAATTGATTACATTAAGTGGGATATGAATCGACATTTGTCTGATATCTATGAAGCTGATTTGCCAAGTGCTAGACAAGGTGAGGTATATCATCGTTATGTTTTGGGACTTTATGATTTATTGGAAAAAGTTGTAGATACTTATCCTGATCTTTTGATTGAGGGATGCTCTGGCGGTGGTGGCAGATTTGATGCTGGAATGGCATACTATACTCCTCAAATTTGGGTCAGTGATGATAGCGATGCGATTGACCGCTTAAGTATTCAATATGGCACCAGCTTAGTTTATCCTCAATCAATGATGACCTCACATGTTTCAGTTAGTCCAAATGAACAAAACGGTCGGCTTACTCCATTTAATACGCGTGGAGTAGTCGCAATGTGGGGTGACTTGGGCTATGAACTCGATTTAACTAAGATGAGTAAAGAAGATCGTCAAGCAGTTAAAAATCAAGTAGCAGAATACAAGAAAATTCGCCAAGTTACTCAATATGGTACTTTCTATAGATTAAAGAATGCTCAAACCAGTAATCAATGTGCCTGGGAGACCGTTTCTCCTGATAAAAATGAAGTTGTGCTTTCTGTAGTTAAAGTGATGGCAAGTGCCCAGCCATGTTTAACTAAGACAAAATTGGTTGGACTTGATCCTGAAAAGCAATACGAGGATCAAGCAAGTCATGAAGTCTACGGTGGAGATGAATTAATGAATCTTGGTATCTATGATCCAGTTGAACACGGTGACTTCATGGCTCACCTTTACCACTTTAAAGCGATAAACTAG
- a CDS encoding xanthine phosphoribosyltransferase: MKLLEDRIKKDGQVLPGDVLKINSFLNHQVDPELMMAIGDEFARLFKDAGVTKVLTCEASGIAPSVMAAYKLGVPMVFARKKKPSTLNDAVYWADVFSYTKKVNNKICVEKKFLSKDDTVLILDDFVAHGEAVKGMVQIAQDAGCKIAGVGAVVAKTFQGGSDWINEQGLHFEALANIDSFKDGQVHFLGED, translated from the coding sequence GTGAAATTACTAGAAGATAGAATTAAAAAAGATGGACAAGTTTTACCTGGGGATGTCTTAAAGATCAACTCTTTCTTAAACCATCAAGTAGATCCGGAATTGATGATGGCAATTGGGGATGAATTTGCTCGTTTATTTAAAGATGCTGGTGTTACTAAGGTTTTAACTTGTGAAGCCTCAGGAATTGCCCCAAGTGTTATGGCAGCTTATAAGTTAGGTGTGCCAATGGTTTTTGCCAGAAAGAAAAAGCCATCAACTTTAAATGATGCAGTTTACTGGGCAGATGTCTTTTCTTATACCAAGAAGGTTAATAACAAGATCTGCGTCGAAAAGAAGTTTTTATCAAAAGATGATACAGTTCTTATTCTTGATGACTTCGTTGCTCATGGTGAGGCCGTTAAAGGAATGGTGCAAATTGCTCAAGATGCTGGTTGCAAGATTGCCGGTGTCGGAGCAGTAGTTGCCAAAACTTTCCAAGGTGGCAGCGACTGGATTAATGAACAAGGTTTACATTTTGAAGCACTTGCAAACATTGATAGTTTTAAAGATGGACAAGTTCACTTTTTAGGGGAAGATTAA
- the guaA gene encoding glutamine-hydrolyzing GMP synthase, with translation MAKKNLSDFDKIIVLDFGSQYNQLITRRIRDFGIYSELLPHDLSIEKIKEMAPKGIIFSGGPNSVYDKGALKVDPEIFKLGIPILGICYGMQLMSYDLGGKVEKADNSEYGRADIEVTDPNAVLFSGLPREQYVWMSHGDLVTKAPEGFTVTAKSKNCPISAIANDEKKFYGIQFHAEVRNSEYGLDILKNFAFKVCGAEANWTMDDFIEMQVEEIREKVGDKKVILGLSGGVDSSVTATLLHKAIGDQLTAIFVDHGMLRKDEGDQVMQALNKDLGVNIIRVNAQERFLNKLKGVTDPEQKRKIIGKEFIEVFNEEAKKLKDVDFLAQGTLYTDVIESGTNTAQTIKSHHNVGGLPEDMHFELIEPLRKLFKDEVRELGEKLGIPHDLVWRQPFPGPGLGIRVIGEVTEDKLKIVRESDAILREEIKNAGLQEDIWQYFTVLPGIRSVGVMGDGRTYDYTIGIRAVTSIDGMTADFAQIPWDVLSKISTRIVDECDHINRVVYDITSKPPSTIEWE, from the coding sequence GTGGCAAAGAAGAATTTAAGCGATTTTGATAAAATTATTGTCTTAGATTTTGGTAGTCAATACAATCAATTGATTACTCGTCGAATTCGTGATTTTGGTATTTATTCAGAACTTTTACCACATGACTTAAGCATTGAAAAGATCAAAGAAATGGCCCCTAAGGGAATCATCTTTTCTGGTGGTCCAAACAGTGTTTACGACAAGGGTGCTTTAAAAGTTGATCCTGAGATTTTTAAGCTTGGTATTCCAATTTTGGGGATTTGTTATGGAATGCAACTTATGAGTTACGACTTGGGTGGTAAGGTTGAAAAGGCTGATAACTCAGAATATGGTCGCGCTGATATCGAAGTGACTGATCCTAATGCAGTTTTGTTTAGCGGCTTGCCAAGAGAGCAATATGTGTGGATGAGCCACGGTGACTTAGTAACTAAGGCTCCAGAAGGCTTTACTGTAACTGCTAAGAGTAAGAACTGCCCAATTTCTGCAATTGCTAACGATGAGAAGAAATTCTACGGAATTCAATTCCATGCCGAAGTTCGCAATTCTGAATATGGTTTAGATATTTTAAAAAACTTCGCATTTAAGGTTTGTGGTGCCGAAGCAAACTGGACCATGGATGACTTTATTGAAATGCAAGTTGAAGAAATTCGTGAAAAAGTTGGCGATAAGAAGGTCATCTTAGGTCTTTCTGGTGGGGTTGATTCTAGTGTTACTGCTACTCTTCTTCATAAGGCAATTGGCGATCAATTAACTGCGATTTTTGTTGATCACGGGATGCTTCGTAAAGATGAAGGCGATCAAGTAATGCAAGCTTTGAACAAGGATCTTGGCGTTAATATTATTCGCGTGAATGCACAAGAACGTTTCTTGAATAAGCTCAAGGGAGTAACTGATCCTGAACAAAAACGTAAGATCATTGGTAAAGAATTTATTGAAGTCTTCAACGAAGAAGCTAAAAAGTTAAAAGATGTTGACTTCTTAGCTCAAGGTACTTTATATACAGATGTTATTGAGTCAGGAACTAACACTGCTCAAACTATTAAGTCACACCACAATGTTGGTGGCCTTCCTGAGGACATGCACTTTGAATTAATTGAACCACTTCGTAAACTTTTCAAGGATGAAGTTCGTGAACTTGGTGAAAAGCTCGGTATTCCTCATGATTTGGTATGGCGTCAACCATTCCCAGGTCCAGGTCTTGGTATTCGTGTTATTGGTGAAGTTACTGAAGACAAGCTTAAGATTGTGCGTGAATCAGATGCGATTTTACGTGAAGAAATTAAGAATGCTGGTCTTCAAGAAGATATTTGGCAATACTTCACTGTTTTACCAGGTATTCGTTCAGTTGGTGTTATGGGGGATGGTCGTACTTATGACTACACCATCGGTATTCGTGCCGTAACTTCAATTGATGGTATGACTGCTGACTTTGCCCAAATTCCATGGGATGTTTTGAGCAAGATTTCTACTAGAATCGTAGATGAATGTGACCACATTAACCGCGTAGTTTACGATATTACCAGTAAGCCACCTTCCACTATTGAATGGGAATAA